A section of the Petrimonas sulfuriphila genome encodes:
- a CDS encoding Gfo/Idh/MocA family oxidoreductase: MTTRRDFLRNTALASAGIALSGIYTKTNAASYSRIVGANRKVNLAHIGIGNRGWEIINDFDKTKLANVVALCDVDLGAEHTQKAMAKFPNAKRFKDFREMFDKIGNEFEAVAIATPDFAHFPSVMLAIKEGKHVYVEKPMGRTFNEVELMIKAARKYPKVVTQMGNQGHSEGNYFQFKAWKEAGIIKDVTAITAHMNNARRWHGWDPNIKKFPGAEPIPETMDWDTWLSAQSYHDYNKDFHYGQWRCWYDFGMGALGDWGAHILDTAHEFLDLGLPEEVNPVKLSKHNEYFFPMSSTIEFKFPKRGKMPPVVITWYDGVDNIPPVPEGYGVSELDPNIPSVGGGKIQPAKLNPGKEIYSKNLIFKGGSHGSTLSIIPDDKAREMERKLPVVPKSPSNHFANFLLACQGEEKTRSPFEIAGPLSQVFCLGVAVQRLNRRIVFDRKTKRVVDDVFADAFLTGAPPRKGWEHFYEI, encoded by the coding sequence ATGACGACAAGAAGAGATTTCTTGAGAAATACAGCTTTAGCCTCTGCGGGAATTGCGTTAAGCGGTATCTATACCAAGACCAATGCAGCTAGCTACAGCCGTATTGTAGGGGCTAATCGAAAAGTAAATCTGGCACACATCGGGATAGGAAACAGAGGTTGGGAGATTATCAACGATTTTGATAAAACAAAATTGGCAAACGTTGTTGCCCTCTGTGATGTGGATTTAGGAGCCGAGCACACCCAAAAAGCCATGGCTAAATTTCCAAACGCAAAACGTTTCAAGGATTTTAGAGAGATGTTCGATAAAATCGGAAACGAGTTTGAGGCGGTAGCCATCGCCACTCCCGATTTTGCTCATTTCCCATCAGTGATGCTAGCCATTAAAGAAGGAAAGCATGTCTATGTGGAAAAACCTATGGGCCGCACATTTAACGAAGTTGAACTGATGATAAAAGCAGCCCGGAAGTATCCAAAAGTTGTAACGCAGATGGGTAACCAGGGACATTCTGAAGGTAATTATTTCCAGTTCAAAGCCTGGAAAGAAGCCGGCATCATAAAAGATGTTACCGCCATTACAGCGCACATGAACAACGCCCGCCGCTGGCACGGATGGGATCCGAACATCAAGAAGTTCCCTGGTGCCGAGCCCATCCCGGAAACAATGGATTGGGACACCTGGTTGTCGGCCCAGTCGTATCACGATTACAACAAGGACTTTCACTATGGACAATGGCGTTGCTGGTACGATTTCGGAATGGGGGCTTTAGGCGACTGGGGAGCGCATATCCTCGATACGGCTCACGAGTTTCTTGATCTGGGTTTGCCGGAAGAGGTGAATCCGGTAAAACTCTCCAAGCACAACGAATACTTCTTTCCGATGTCGAGCACGATCGAATTTAAGTTTCCAAAACGTGGAAAAATGCCGCCTGTTGTCATAACGTGGTACGACGGTGTGGATAACATTCCTCCCGTTCCGGAAGGTTATGGGGTTTCTGAACTTGATCCGAATATTCCCAGTGTTGGAGGCGGAAAAATTCAACCGGCCAAGCTGAATCCGGGGAAGGAAATTTACAGCAAAAACCTGATTTTTAAGGGTGGTTCGCACGGGAGTACGTTAAGCATTATTCCGGATGACAAAGCCCGGGAAATGGAGAGGAAGCTTCCCGTTGTTCCGAAAAGCCCGTCGAACCATTTCGCCAATTTCCTATTGGCCTGTCAGGGAGAAGAGAAAACACGCTCGCCCTTCGAGATTGCCGGCCCGCTGAGCCAGGTGTTCTGTCTGGGGGTAGCAGTGCAGCGACTGAATCGGAGAATTGTCTTTGACCGAAAAACAAAACGGGTTGTTGACGATGTTTTTGCGGATGCTTTTCTGACAGGGGCACCTCCACGAAAAGGATGGGAACATTTTTATGAAATATAA
- a CDS encoding DUF2088 domain-containing protein has protein sequence MIYYQNGSATNNLSREDLEAGLREAFGKLGEKHKVLAIPPDYTRLPSRAGELTEISWEYYGDRLTDILPALGTHTPMTDDQISHMFGKTPANLVRIHDWRNDVVTLGRVSAEIVEEVSEYKVHFDWPVQVNRLLVEGNFDLILSIGQVVPHEVVGMANYNKNVFVGTGGFEAINKSHYVGAVYGMERMMGRADTPVRRLFNYASENFAKQLPIVYVLTVVGVNKEGKQQTYGLFVGDDFAVFDVAAKLSLEVNFQMVEKPLKKVVVWLDPTEFKSTWLGNKSIYRTRMAIADGGELVVLAPALKEFGEDKEIDRLIRKYGYFGTPETLKAVEDNEELRNNLGAAAHLIHGSSEGRFSITYCPGKGAENLTREEIESVGFRWGDIDETMQKYNFQHLKEGFNILPDGEEVYYISSPALGLWAHRDRFEY, from the coding sequence ATGATTTATTATCAAAACGGCTCTGCCACAAACAACCTGTCGCGCGAAGACCTGGAGGCGGGTCTTCGCGAGGCTTTCGGTAAATTGGGTGAAAAGCATAAAGTGCTGGCTATCCCGCCCGATTATACTCGCCTGCCCAGCCGTGCGGGTGAACTGACAGAAATAAGCTGGGAATATTATGGTGACAGGCTAACCGATATTCTTCCGGCGTTGGGGACGCATACACCCATGACCGATGATCAGATCTCACACATGTTCGGAAAAACTCCGGCTAATTTGGTACGAATTCACGACTGGCGAAACGATGTGGTAACGCTTGGTAGGGTTTCGGCAGAAATTGTGGAAGAGGTTTCTGAGTATAAAGTACACTTCGATTGGCCGGTTCAAGTAAATAGGTTGTTGGTTGAGGGCAATTTCGATCTTATCCTTTCTATCGGACAGGTTGTTCCGCACGAAGTAGTGGGGATGGCAAACTATAACAAGAATGTTTTTGTGGGAACCGGTGGATTCGAAGCGATCAACAAGAGCCATTATGTGGGAGCGGTCTATGGCATGGAGCGGATGATGGGACGTGCCGATACCCCGGTTCGCAGGCTATTCAATTATGCTTCGGAAAATTTCGCAAAACAACTCCCTATTGTGTATGTGCTCACGGTAGTGGGTGTAAACAAAGAAGGAAAACAACAGACTTACGGACTGTTTGTGGGTGATGATTTCGCTGTTTTTGACGTAGCTGCCAAGCTCTCTCTCGAGGTTAATTTCCAAATGGTTGAAAAACCGTTGAAGAAGGTCGTAGTGTGGTTAGACCCCACGGAGTTCAAAAGCACCTGGCTGGGAAACAAATCCATTTACAGAACACGAATGGCTATTGCCGACGGAGGGGAGCTTGTTGTGTTGGCGCCGGCATTAAAGGAATTCGGAGAGGATAAGGAGATAGACCGGTTGATCCGGAAATACGGTTATTTTGGAACTCCTGAAACATTAAAAGCAGTTGAGGATAACGAAGAGTTGAGGAATAATCTGGGTGCCGCGGCACATCTTATTCACGGGTCGTCGGAAGGCAGGTTTTCCATCACCTATTGTCCGGGTAAAGGAGCAGAAAACCTCACACGGGAAGAGATTGAAAGTGTGGGCTTTCGGTGGGGAGATATCGATGAAACGATGCAAAAATATAATTTCCAACACCTGAAAGAAGGATTTAACATCCTGCCGGACGGGGAAGAGGTATATTATATTTCAAGCCCCGCCTTGGGATTATGGGCGCACAGGGACCGGTTTGAGTATTGA
- the gnd gene encoding decarboxylating NADP(+)-dependent phosphogluconate dehydrogenase, producing MKQKADIGLIGLAVMGENLVLNMESKGYTVAVYNRTVEKVDNFVSGRGKGKNFIGAHSLEELVDSLERPRKVMMLVKAGKPVDDFIEQLIPLLEPGDIIIDGGNSHFPDTVRRTKQVESKGLLYIGTGVSGGEEGALLGPSMMPGGSPEAWPFVKEIFQAVAAKVEDGSPCCDWVGEDGAGHFVKMVHNGIEYGDMQIINEAYHLMKELLGMDAFEQHEVFKKWNAGKLDSYLIEITTDILAYKDEDGSPLVEKILDTAGQKGTGKWTAVTALDLGIPLTLIGESVFSRCLSAQKDLRVKASKVIAGKKPAFKGDRQQFINDLEQAIYGAKIISYAQGYDLMMEAAKEYNWNLNYGGIALMWRGGCIIRSVFLGDIKKAFDNNPKLENLLLDPFFKESIESVQESWRRVCATALENGIPVPALTSALCYFDGFRNDRLPANLLQAQRDYFGAHQYERVDKPRGEFFHTDWTGRGGNTASSTYQV from the coding sequence ATGAAACAAAAAGCAGATATTGGACTCATTGGGCTTGCAGTAATGGGCGAAAACCTCGTCCTGAACATGGAAAGTAAAGGTTACACAGTAGCCGTTTATAACCGCACGGTTGAAAAAGTAGATAATTTTGTGAGCGGCAGAGGTAAAGGCAAGAATTTTATCGGGGCACATTCACTTGAAGAATTGGTGGATTCACTCGAACGCCCTCGTAAGGTAATGATGTTGGTAAAAGCCGGAAAGCCGGTGGATGATTTCATTGAACAACTCATTCCTCTCCTTGAACCCGGAGATATTATTATTGATGGGGGAAACAGCCATTTCCCGGATACCGTCCGCCGTACAAAACAGGTGGAAAGTAAAGGATTACTGTACATAGGTACCGGTGTTTCCGGGGGTGAAGAAGGTGCATTGCTCGGGCCTTCGATGATGCCCGGCGGATCGCCGGAAGCATGGCCTTTCGTAAAAGAAATTTTTCAGGCGGTAGCGGCAAAAGTAGAGGATGGATCTCCGTGTTGCGACTGGGTAGGCGAAGACGGTGCCGGACATTTCGTGAAAATGGTACATAACGGTATCGAATACGGGGACATGCAGATAATTAATGAGGCATATCACCTGATGAAGGAATTACTGGGGATGGATGCTTTTGAACAACACGAAGTGTTTAAAAAATGGAATGCCGGAAAACTCGATTCGTATCTTATTGAAATCACCACCGATATCCTGGCGTACAAAGACGAAGACGGGAGCCCTTTGGTAGAAAAAATTCTCGATACGGCCGGACAGAAAGGTACCGGGAAATGGACAGCCGTAACGGCGCTCGATCTGGGAATCCCGCTTACGCTTATCGGCGAGTCCGTGTTTTCGCGCTGCCTTTCGGCTCAGAAAGACCTTCGTGTAAAAGCATCGAAGGTGATTGCAGGAAAAAAACCGGCATTCAAAGGAGACAGGCAACAATTCATTAACGACCTCGAACAGGCCATTTACGGAGCGAAAATCATTTCGTATGCACAGGGGTACGACCTGATGATGGAGGCTGCCAAAGAATATAACTGGAACCTCAATTACGGAGGAATAGCGCTGATGTGGCGTGGAGGATGCATCATCCGTTCGGTATTTCTGGGTGACATCAAAAAAGCATTCGACAATAATCCCAAGCTGGAAAATCTGTTGCTCGATCCGTTCTTCAAAGAAAGTATCGAATCGGTTCAGGAAAGTTGGCGCAGGGTGTGCGCTACTGCACTCGAAAACGGAATTCCTGTTCCTGCACTGACATCGGCTTTGTGCTATTTCGACGGGTTCCGTAACGACCGCTTACCGGCTAATCTGCTGCAGGCGCAGCGTGATTATTTTGGAGCACATCAGTATGAGAGGGTAGATAAACCGCGCGGTGAGTTCTTCCATACCGACTGGACAGGTCGCGGAGGAAATACCGCCTCGTCCACATACCAAGTTTAG
- a CDS encoding sugar kinase, which translates to MMLQLKRECRYSLIVASSMGVRITPVNAQPVHSSKIFEMQATSAETNVASISSSLGLPVKVLTTFVKDSPIAAFIKSDLRARDIDFEGPEIPQGGPWGYRHQFNIADSGFGLRGPRVQNDRAGEVGKTLNVKDFDLERIFAKEGVQIMHLSGLIAALSPETSDFCLQLARYAKRHGTLISFDLNHRATFWKGREKELKEAFAEIASLSDILIGNEEDFQLCLGVQGPKAGGENIEDTIDAFKGMILNARKAFPNVSVFANTLREVISANEHLWGAIVYENENWHVAPLRKINVVDRIGGGDGFVGGLLYSILKEMPSEKWIQFAWASGALATTFLTDYAQPADEEMIWSIWKGNARVKR; encoded by the coding sequence ATTATGCTTCAACTTAAAAGAGAATGTAGGTATTCACTGATAGTCGCTTCCAGTATGGGAGTGAGAATTACACCGGTAAATGCCCAGCCGGTACATAGCAGCAAGATTTTCGAAATGCAGGCAACGAGCGCCGAAACAAATGTGGCTAGTATTTCATCTTCTCTCGGACTTCCGGTCAAGGTGCTGACTACCTTTGTAAAAGACAGCCCGATTGCGGCTTTTATCAAATCCGACCTGAGGGCAAGAGACATTGACTTCGAAGGGCCGGAGATCCCGCAGGGAGGCCCGTGGGGTTACCGTCACCAGTTCAATATTGCCGATAGTGGTTTTGGATTACGTGGGCCCCGTGTCCAGAACGACAGGGCAGGGGAAGTAGGAAAGACCTTGAACGTGAAAGATTTTGATTTGGAACGGATTTTTGCCAAAGAGGGAGTTCAGATCATGCATTTGTCGGGATTGATAGCTGCCTTATCGCCCGAGACAAGTGATTTCTGCCTCCAGCTAGCCCGCTATGCCAAAAGACACGGCACCCTTATCTCTTTTGACCTGAACCACAGAGCAACATTCTGGAAGGGCCGGGAAAAGGAGTTGAAAGAGGCGTTTGCTGAAATCGCTTCCCTGTCGGATATCTTAATTGGAAACGAGGAAGATTTTCAACTCTGTTTAGGTGTCCAGGGTCCGAAAGCAGGGGGTGAAAATATTGAAGACACCATTGATGCCTTTAAAGGGATGATTTTGAATGCAAGAAAAGCATTTCCCAACGTTTCAGTATTTGCAAATACGCTCCGGGAGGTGATCAGTGCCAATGAACATCTTTGGGGAGCAATTGTTTATGAAAATGAGAACTGGCACGTTGCCCCGTTGCGCAAGATTAACGTGGTGGATCGTATTGGGGGGGGTGACGGTTTCGTGGGTGGATTGCTCTATAGTATTCTGAAGGAAATGCCGTCTGAAAAGTGGATCCAGTTTGCGTGGGCCAGTGGCGCTTTGGCCACCACTTTCCTCACCGATTATGCCCAGCCTGCCGATGAAGAAATGATCTGGAGCATCTGGAAAGGAAATGCGCGGGTGAAACGATAA
- a CDS encoding SDR family oxidoreductase — MYELFNIQGKVIVVTGGTGVLGASMVEYLALHGAKVAVLARNKEKGDEQIEHVRSKGGDALFLQTDVTDEAVLRQNAEAIIARYGKIDALINGAGGNMPGATIGPKNTIFDLKMDDFRKVVDLNLMGTVVPTVIFAEYMVKEKKGNIINISSASALRPLSRVAGYGAAKAAVTNFTKYMAGELAIKFGEDFRVNALCPGFFITEQNRNLLTNPDGTYSDRGNTIIAHTPFRRFGNPADLLGTLHYLVSDASRFVTGTVAIVDGGFDAFSI; from the coding sequence ATGTACGAACTATTTAACATTCAAGGCAAAGTAATTGTTGTTACCGGCGGAACAGGCGTTTTGGGCGCATCGATGGTGGAGTACTTGGCTTTGCACGGAGCGAAGGTAGCCGTATTGGCCCGGAACAAAGAAAAGGGGGACGAGCAGATTGAGCATGTAAGATCAAAGGGTGGAGATGCGTTGTTCCTTCAAACCGATGTGACTGATGAGGCAGTATTAAGGCAAAACGCAGAGGCGATCATTGCCAGATACGGTAAAATAGATGCCCTTATTAACGGAGCGGGAGGCAATATGCCCGGTGCCACTATAGGACCGAAAAACACCATCTTCGATTTGAAAATGGATGATTTCCGTAAGGTGGTAGACCTGAACCTGATGGGAACTGTTGTTCCGACAGTTATCTTCGCCGAATATATGGTGAAAGAGAAAAAGGGAAACATCATCAATATTTCATCCGCTTCGGCGTTGCGTCCGTTATCACGTGTGGCCGGATACGGCGCAGCAAAAGCAGCTGTTACCAACTTTACCAAATACATGGCCGGTGAACTGGCTATTAAGTTTGGTGAAGATTTCCGTGTAAATGCACTTTGTCCGGGATTTTTCATTACTGAACAGAACAGAAACCTGCTTACTAATCCTGACGGGACTTATTCCGATAGAGGAAATACCATAATTGCCCATACTCCTTTCAGACGTTTCGGCAATCCGGCAGATCTACTTGGTACGCTACACTATCTGGTGAGCGATGCTTCTAGGTTTGTTACCGGTACCGTTGCTATTGTGGATGGCGGTTTTGATGCCTTTAGTATTTAA
- a CDS encoding RagB/SusD family nutrient uptake outer membrane protein, which translates to MKTSIDYKNIIFCLLLVIPLTWGSCNDSAFLEEKPMDFLAPENAYNTEAGLRQGINGLHWSVRNDFFFGEEIQEHSSTYKGLGTDVAFHGEDPNSTKFVSNYVNYFTSTNLIVREWWRRPFRIIQRANLILEYIDKSDINWSTPTKKDEFSGEALFFRAWCYRHLVSNYGDVPVVTEVTNEFKTDYVRQPKADAFKLMEEDLTKAVSFLPDRGKEESPGRITKGAALHLLTEIYLMEGKYDEAIQSSTRLIDNMGYKLMTNRFGSAGNSVWGTGDVFYDLFAANNQNLAENTENIWSIQFDEPGVIGGSNNRGGRAWGPAYFRMGNTPDGKKAFRGELIDGKYTGYSDSLGRGVSWIRPTYYMTHIVWGKDFDKDIRNAKHMVKRDFYFDNPESAYHGQRIDFSLYPPSAGRDPIRDTCQYIYPFFLKFYDPCNVLENPATSGNGASYKDIYAMRLAETYLFRAEAYIQTGQKEKALADINVIRNRAKATPATVDEVDIDYLLDERARELYQEECRFYVLRRTGKLVERVRKYNNNPLTPGLNIQDYHVLLPIPQEQIDLNISGDFPQNPGYQ; encoded by the coding sequence ATGAAGACTTCTATTGATTATAAAAATATTATTTTTTGCCTGCTGCTGGTTATCCCCTTGACATGGGGGTCGTGCAACGACAGCGCATTCCTGGAGGAGAAGCCGATGGACTTCCTTGCCCCGGAAAATGCATACAACACGGAAGCCGGTCTACGGCAAGGAATTAACGGGCTTCATTGGTCTGTCCGCAACGATTTCTTTTTTGGCGAAGAGATACAGGAGCACAGCAGTACCTATAAAGGGCTTGGCACCGATGTTGCCTTTCACGGAGAGGATCCGAACAGCACGAAGTTTGTAAGCAATTACGTGAATTACTTCACATCCACCAACCTAATTGTCAGGGAGTGGTGGCGTCGCCCGTTCCGTATCATTCAGCGTGCGAACCTGATTCTGGAATACATAGACAAATCGGATATTAACTGGTCCACGCCGACAAAGAAAGATGAGTTTTCCGGTGAAGCATTGTTTTTTCGCGCGTGGTGTTACCGTCACCTGGTGTCTAATTACGGGGACGTTCCCGTTGTCACGGAGGTGACCAACGAGTTTAAGACGGACTATGTACGGCAGCCGAAAGCCGATGCCTTCAAATTGATGGAGGAGGACCTGACAAAAGCCGTGTCTTTCCTCCCCGACAGGGGTAAAGAAGAGAGTCCCGGCCGTATTACCAAAGGTGCGGCATTGCATCTCCTTACCGAGATATACCTGATGGAGGGTAAATACGATGAAGCGATACAGTCGTCAACCCGGCTGATCGATAACATGGGATACAAACTGATGACCAACCGCTTCGGCAGCGCCGGAAACTCTGTATGGGGCACGGGAGATGTTTTCTATGACCTGTTTGCGGCCAACAACCAGAACCTGGCCGAAAACACGGAAAATATCTGGTCAATCCAGTTTGATGAACCGGGAGTTATCGGAGGGAGCAACAACCGCGGGGGGCGTGCCTGGGGGCCGGCCTATTTCAGAATGGGGAACACCCCCGACGGCAAAAAAGCGTTTCGGGGTGAGCTGATAGACGGTAAATACACGGGTTATTCCGATTCCCTGGGAAGAGGGGTGTCCTGGATACGGCCGACCTACTATATGACGCATATCGTGTGGGGAAAGGATTTCGACAAGGATATCCGGAATGCCAAACACATGGTGAAGCGTGATTTCTACTTCGATAATCCCGAGTCCGCCTATCATGGCCAACGAATCGATTTCAGCCTGTACCCGCCAAGCGCGGGGCGTGACCCGATCCGAGACACGTGTCAATATATTTATCCGTTCTTTTTAAAATTCTATGATCCCTGCAATGTCCTTGAAAATCCGGCCACATCGGGAAACGGGGCTTCTTACAAGGACATATATGCCATGCGGCTGGCCGAAACCTACCTGTTCCGGGCAGAAGCGTATATCCAGACCGGGCAGAAAGAAAAGGCGTTGGCAGATATCAATGTCATACGCAACAGGGCCAAGGCCACACCCGCCACAGTGGATGAGGTGGATATCGATTACCTGCTGGATGAACGCGCCCGTGAATTGTACCAGGAAGAGTGCCGTTTTTATGTGTTGCGCAGGACGGGAAAGCTTGTTGAACGAGTCCGGAAATACAACAATAATCCGCTTACTCCGGGACTGAATATTCAGGATTATCACGTGTTGCTTCCCATACCGCAGGAGCAGATTGATCTAAACATCAGTGGTGATTTTCCGCAGAATCCGGGATATCAATAA
- a CDS encoding TonB-dependent receptor — MKIIKLLRWKRVGLSSTILFVFILALLNTFDSFADDYFPESQPSFNIQQQKRQIAGIVTDAKGEAVIGANIIEKGTTNGTVTDNNGGFSLTLENDGILQISYIGYLTQEVNTVGQTTVTITLQEDTQALDELVVVGYGTMKKSDLTGAVSRVTLDDKTSLPNMNLSQALSGTMAGVNLSSRGMAGGDADISIRGQTTLSASKSPLIVLDGIIFNGRLNDINVSDIEYIDVLKDASAAAVYGSRSANGVIIITTKKGRSEKPKITVNAYYGTQFETNHPVKYMNGNQYALRMLDYYYQQNLYNWYGKYAKGSDEISSKPVRPDASDREVVASYLRTREEMENYKAGNNIDWFDVVMRDKPVIQNYDVSYSGSTNKVNYYISGSYTGEEGIIVNDQWDRLTFNSKVDGKITDWMSVGFNVNYSYQDYSGREPAFVDVRNASPLANNDLESPDKYVVYLTGENYMPHPLGWTKIKNEDIRNSLFLVANTRMDVPFVKGLSYDFNYSNTYWNRKNNSFYPASMHDGAANKGKAEKIPEEQRSWIFNNIITYLRSFDEHSINATLLYSREKSMGERFRFTSEGFDNEALGYYQMAFGTILSTGNNEKWQETGVSYMGRLNYTFRNRYMATATIRRDGFSGFGANSKYVDLPSFSLGWIASEEQFMENLKSLYLKFRLSYGQNGNQGAGRYTSLSKMSSDNYVFDKTTGVGVFPNFDQLGNASLAWEKTSSFNLGIDFGLLRNRRISGSLDLYTSETSNVLVRRKLPYSSGYEQGWTNIGHVKTKGVDLELRSSNIETKNFSWNSTFTFSLNRDKISKLYGGKNDKDIGNSWFVGQPIQSLYNYHITGIWTEEDLFSKTYTEQSNMTPEEMGWTPGQIYPGWRPGQWKYEDVNGDGIIDPDNDRKIVGYKSPNFRFSLSNTLAYKSWSLYFMLNSIQGGNGYYMLNNAEFLNVSSRSDDVYRVNQPAIRQYWTPDNGVGNATGIYNSQPQSGAIYQSRSFVRLQDISLMYKCSPDLLKSFGGFDYLQLYVSGKNLYTWTKWQGWDPELADDADNRKFRPNTRNIVVGIKFAF; from the coding sequence ATGAAAATCATTAAATTACTCCGGTGGAAGAGGGTAGGGTTATCCTCGACCATCTTATTCGTTTTTATTTTGGCATTGTTGAACACATTTGACAGTTTTGCCGACGACTATTTCCCGGAATCGCAACCGTCTTTTAACATACAACAGCAGAAAAGGCAGATTGCAGGTATAGTTACGGATGCAAAAGGGGAGGCCGTCATCGGAGCCAATATCATAGAAAAAGGCACGACGAACGGAACGGTGACCGACAACAACGGAGGCTTTTCCCTCACCTTGGAAAACGACGGTATACTCCAGATCTCTTACATTGGCTACCTCACACAGGAAGTCAACACCGTAGGACAAACAACCGTCACGATAACCCTGCAGGAAGATACGCAGGCCCTGGACGAACTGGTTGTGGTGGGTTACGGAACCATGAAAAAAAGTGACCTGACCGGAGCTGTAAGCCGAGTGACACTGGACGACAAAACTTCCCTGCCGAACATGAACTTATCTCAGGCACTGTCTGGGACAATGGCAGGGGTCAACCTTTCAAGCCGGGGGATGGCCGGAGGAGATGCGGACATATCCATCCGCGGACAAACCACATTGTCGGCCAGCAAATCACCTCTTATCGTGCTGGACGGCATCATCTTCAACGGAAGGCTGAACGATATCAACGTAAGCGATATCGAATATATCGACGTGCTGAAGGACGCCAGCGCCGCCGCCGTTTACGGCTCCCGGTCGGCCAACGGTGTTATCATCATAACCACTAAAAAAGGAAGAAGCGAAAAACCGAAAATTACGGTCAATGCTTACTACGGGACGCAATTCGAAACCAACCATCCGGTGAAATACATGAATGGCAACCAATATGCGTTGCGGATGCTGGATTATTATTACCAACAAAACCTCTACAATTGGTACGGCAAATATGCAAAGGGATCGGATGAAATTTCAAGCAAGCCTGTACGTCCGGACGCTTCCGACAGGGAAGTTGTGGCTTCCTATTTGAGGACCCGGGAAGAAATGGAGAACTACAAGGCCGGCAACAATATCGACTGGTTCGATGTGGTTATGCGCGACAAGCCGGTGATCCAGAACTACGACGTGAGTTATTCCGGAAGCACAAACAAGGTGAATTACTATATCTCCGGCTCATACACCGGAGAAGAAGGAATTATTGTCAATGATCAGTGGGACCGCCTGACGTTCAATTCGAAGGTGGACGGAAAAATAACGGACTGGATGTCCGTGGGGTTCAACGTCAATTATTCTTATCAGGACTATTCCGGTAGGGAGCCCGCCTTTGTGGATGTCCGCAACGCCAGCCCTCTGGCAAACAACGATCTGGAGTCTCCGGATAAATACGTTGTTTACCTGACGGGCGAAAACTACATGCCGCATCCCCTGGGATGGACAAAAATTAAAAATGAAGATATCCGAAACTCTCTTTTTCTCGTGGCCAATACAAGGATGGATGTTCCGTTCGTAAAAGGGTTGTCTTACGATTTTAACTATTCAAACACGTATTGGAACCGGAAAAACAATTCGTTTTACCCGGCGTCGATGCATGACGGTGCCGCCAACAAGGGTAAAGCTGAAAAAATCCCCGAAGAGCAAAGGAGTTGGATTTTTAACAACATAATTACTTACCTACGCTCATTTGATGAGCACAGTATCAATGCGACGCTTCTGTACAGCCGTGAAAAGTCGATGGGCGAAAGGTTTCGTTTTACTTCCGAGGGATTCGATAACGAGGCATTGGGATATTACCAGATGGCCTTCGGAACCATCCTCAGTACCGGCAACAATGAGAAGTGGCAGGAAACCGGAGTGTCTTATATGGGGCGCCTGAATTATACGTTTAGAAACCGTTATATGGCTACGGCGACAATACGGCGAGACGGATTTTCGGGTTTTGGAGCAAACTCGAAGTACGTTGACCTGCCGTCGTTTTCCTTAGGCTGGATTGCTTCGGAAGAGCAATTCATGGAAAACCTGAAATCGCTTTACCTGAAGTTCAGGCTTTCTTACGGACAGAACGGCAACCAGGGGGCGGGACGGTACACAAGCCTTTCCAAGATGTCGAGCGACAACTACGTCTTTGATAAAACCACCGGAGTAGGGGTTTTTCCTAATTTTGATCAACTGGGGAATGCGTCATTGGCATGGGAGAAAACATCATCGTTCAATCTCGGCATCGATTTCGGGTTGCTCCGGAACCGGAGGATTTCCGGATCACTGGATCTCTATACTTCCGAAACGTCCAATGTGCTGGTGAGGAGGAAGCTTCCGTACTCCTCCGGGTACGAGCAGGGGTGGACCAATATCGGACATGTGAAAACGAAAGGGGTGGACCTTGAACTGAGATCCTCAAACATTGAAACTAAAAATTTCAGCTGGAATTCAACGTTCACTTTCTCGTTGAACCGGGATAAGATTTCCAAATTATACGGCGGCAAGAACGATAAGGATATCGGAAACTCCTGGTTCGTGGGACAGCCCATCCAATCGTTGTACAACTACCATATCACAGGTATCTGGACGGAAGAAGACCTGTTTTCGAAGACATATACCGAACAGAGCAACATGACTCCGGAGGAGATGGGATGGACTCCCGGGCAGATATATCCCGGATGGCGCCCCGGACAATGGAAATATGAAGATGTAAACGGCGACGGGATCATCGATCCGGATAATGACCGCAAGATCGTAGGTTATAAATCACCGAACTTTCGTTTCAGCTTAAGCAATACCCTGGCTTACAAAAGCTGGTCGCTCTATTTCATGCTGAACTCCATCCAGGGCGGTAACGGGTATTACATGCTGAACAACGCCGAGTTCCTGAACGTGTCGTCGCGGTCGGACGATGTATACCGGGTTAATCAGCCCGCCATACGTCAATACTGGACTCCCGATAACGGCGTGGGCAATGCCACCGGAATCTATAACTCGCAGCCGCAATCCGGAGCCATATACCAGAGCCGGTCTTTTGTCCGCCTGCAAGATATATCCCTGATGTACAAATGCAGTCCGGATTTGTTAAAGTCATTCGGAGGTTTTGATTATTTACAGCTTTACGTATCGGGAAAGAATCTTTATACCTGGACCAAATGGCAGGGATGGGACCCTGAACTTGCCGACGACGCGGACAACAGAAAATTCAGGCCCAATACCCGTAACATTGTCGTGGGAATCAAATTTGCTTTTTAA